In one Brevibacillus choshinensis genomic region, the following are encoded:
- a CDS encoding Fpg/Nei family DNA glycosylase, which yields MPELPEMETYRRLLQQQIGGLAITDTHVEREKTVNLPGDQFAQIVRGKRLTLIDRRGKHLLFHLENSYVLLLHLMLGGFLYLGTAEDKLPRSSQVTLSLGNRILYFHGLRLGYLHLLTTEQIDERLADLGPEPLAPAFTAAHLAQLLSTKRGILKTALVDQHWLAGIGNCYSDEICFHAGILPTRRIPDLTPEEVTRLYLSMQTVLNEAMQYGGYMETPLYQGDGLTGGFNARCRVYDRGGEPCLRCSHAIVGDRLSSRKVFFCTHCQT from the coding sequence ATGCCCGAATTACCTGAGATGGAGACTTATCGGAGACTTCTGCAGCAGCAGATCGGTGGGCTTGCGATTACCGATACCCATGTCGAACGGGAAAAGACGGTTAATCTGCCTGGGGATCAATTTGCCCAAATCGTTCGTGGCAAAAGGCTCACTCTCATCGACAGACGCGGAAAACACCTGTTGTTTCATTTGGAAAACAGCTATGTCCTGCTGCTTCACTTGATGCTGGGCGGTTTTCTCTATCTCGGTACGGCAGAGGACAAGCTGCCCCGCTCATCCCAAGTGACGCTTTCGCTTGGCAACCGCATCCTTTATTTTCATGGACTACGCCTAGGGTACCTTCATCTTTTGACAACTGAGCAAATCGATGAAAGACTCGCAGATCTAGGGCCGGAACCGCTCGCCCCTGCGTTTACCGCTGCTCATTTGGCTCAGCTGTTATCCACCAAGCGTGGGATACTCAAGACTGCCCTTGTCGATCAGCATTGGCTCGCCGGCATCGGAAATTGCTACTCCGATGAAATCTGTTTCCACGCAGGAATCCTACCGACACGACGCATCCCCGATCTGACTCCTGAAGAGGTGACTCGACTCTACCTATCCATGCAGACTGTTTTAAATGAAGCCATGCAATACGGTGGATATATGGAAACTCCACTCTACCAAGGGGACGGACTCACGGGCGGCTTCAACGCCCGCTGCCGGGTATACGACAGAGGAGGAGAGCCGTGCCTACGCTGCAGTCACGCAATCGTAGGGGACAGGCTCTCCTCCCGCAAAGTCTTTTTCTGCACCCACTGTCAGACGTAA
- a CDS encoding GNAT family N-acetyltransferase: protein MITIKRMSDCTFAEVTKAWNRGFEGYFFPITMTEEMLVQRLGAEGYVLSLSVVAFDDQEPVGLVASGLRIINGRKIAWNGGTGVATAYRRQGLGRQLMAATLELYQEAGVDDATLEAVSQNDKAIALYEQLGYEVLDRLLFWQRTNALPANLFGVKENTAYRVRHVLAGEASMLPFYQSDAPWQNQWQSMRDGEALLVEDEQGHAVGYAMYKRTVNEEGKVSSIVLRHCAAQPAHSDADTIMRVALTELYAPHELECRRSTFNLPAAQEQLLRILEEAGFGPSGTEQVYMVKKMKTPEHTTV, encoded by the coding sequence ATGATTACCATCAAGCGGATGAGTGACTGTACATTTGCGGAAGTGACAAAAGCTTGGAATAGGGGCTTTGAAGGTTACTTTTTCCCGATTACCATGACAGAGGAAATGTTGGTTCAACGCCTCGGAGCGGAAGGCTATGTGCTCAGTCTGTCGGTAGTTGCCTTTGATGATCAGGAGCCCGTCGGCTTGGTAGCGAGTGGACTGCGAATCATCAATGGTCGAAAAATCGCATGGAATGGCGGCACAGGAGTCGCCACTGCTTATCGTCGTCAAGGGCTGGGACGGCAGCTGATGGCAGCAACGCTTGAGCTGTACCAAGAAGCAGGGGTAGACGATGCTACGCTGGAAGCCGTCAGCCAAAATGACAAAGCGATTGCCCTCTATGAACAATTGGGCTACGAAGTATTGGACCGATTGTTGTTCTGGCAAAGGACCAACGCTCTTCCTGCGAACCTTTTTGGTGTCAAAGAGAATACAGCGTATCGCGTAAGGCATGTTCTCGCCGGGGAGGCTTCTATGTTACCTTTTTATCAATCAGACGCGCCTTGGCAAAACCAGTGGCAGAGCATGCGGGACGGCGAAGCATTGCTGGTCGAGGACGAACAAGGTCACGCTGTCGGTTACGCGATGTACAAACGGACGGTAAATGAAGAGGGAAAGGTCTCTTCTATCGTACTCCGTCATTGTGCAGCGCAGCCAGCGCATAGCGATGCCGATACGATCATGCGTGTGGCATTGACCGAGCTTTATGCGCCACATGAACTGGAATGCCGCCGTTCGACCTTTAACTTGCCAGCAGCTCAGGAACAGCTTCTACGGATTTTGGAGGAAGCAGGCTTCGGTCCGTCGGGAACGGAGCAGGTGTATATGGTGAAAAAAATGAAAACGCCCGAGCACACAACTGTCTAA
- a CDS encoding 2Fe-2S iron-sulfur cluster-binding protein → MRKQLTVGSLITGRSIPTTLQTTPIHTKPASPANRTDSRSAARLQGGQASVRVKQRDQVFHVHAVPRETLLSAALAQGYPVAYKCQQGHCGKCTVQLMEGGSCLSSPTGQEQQKLGSKLTQGYRLACQSTFRSTIQK, encoded by the coding sequence ATGCGCAAACAGCTCACGGTAGGCTCGTTGATTACCGGTCGCTCCATCCCTACTACTCTGCAAACAACTCCTATACATACAAAACCAGCATCGCCAGCCAATCGTACGGACAGTCGATCCGCAGCTCGTCTGCAAGGCGGACAAGCCAGCGTGCGAGTAAAACAGCGCGATCAAGTGTTTCACGTACATGCTGTCCCCCGCGAAACTCTCCTGTCAGCGGCATTGGCACAAGGATACCCTGTGGCCTACAAATGCCAGCAAGGACATTGCGGAAAGTGCACGGTGCAACTGATGGAGGGGGGCTCCTGTCTCTCGTCTCCTACGGGTCAGGAACAACAAAAACTGGGTAGCAAGCTAACCCAAGGTTACCGCCTTGCTTGTCAGAGCACGTTTCGATCTACGATACAGAAATAA
- a CDS encoding thiamine diphosphokinase, with protein MKSNRILLFAGGSLGQWAIHHIKQEDWLVGVDRGSLFLVQHGFSPRLAIGDFDSVSPDEKAEIEQHSQSVSSCDPIMKDLTDTEMALTWALEQQPAEIVLVGALGSRFDHSLANVHLLQKALRADIPCKIVDENNEIRLIDSALTVERDHFSTLSLLPLSPEVTGITLHGFQYPLKNATLRIGDTLGISNVLKADTGTISLHSGQLLVIKSKD; from the coding sequence ATGAAATCGAATCGAATCTTATTGTTCGCTGGTGGAAGTCTGGGACAATGGGCCATTCATCATATCAAGCAAGAAGATTGGTTAGTCGGTGTTGATCGAGGGTCCTTGTTCCTCGTCCAGCATGGTTTTTCGCCTCGTCTCGCCATCGGTGACTTTGACTCCGTCAGTCCTGATGAGAAAGCAGAAATCGAGCAGCATAGCCAGTCCGTTTCCTCTTGTGACCCGATCATGAAGGATCTGACGGATACGGAAATGGCTCTCACCTGGGCATTGGAACAACAACCGGCAGAAATCGTGTTGGTAGGGGCATTAGGCTCTCGCTTCGATCATTCCTTGGCGAATGTTCATTTACTGCAAAAAGCACTGCGAGCTGATATTCCTTGCAAAATCGTTGATGAAAACAATGAGATTCGCCTGATCGACAGTGCGCTTACGGTAGAGCGGGACCATTTTTCTACTCTCTCCTTGCTTCCTTTAAGCCCGGAAGTGACTGGCATCACCCTCCATGGATTTCAATATCCACTGAAAAATGCCACGCTGCGCATCGGCGATACTCTCGGAATCAGCAATGTACTGAAGGCCGACACAGGAACGATCTCGCTGCACTCTGGTCAGTTACTCGTCATCAAGAGCAAGGATTAG
- a CDS encoding uracil-DNA glycosylase, whose translation MTILQNDWAPVLADEFEKPYYLKLRQMLKEEYQTQTIYPDMFNIFTALHLTGYENAKVVILGQDPYHGPGQAHGLSFSVKPGIKPPPSLQNIYKELQSDLNCTIPQHGYLTHWAKQGVMMLNTVLTVRSGTPNSHKGLGWETFTDQIITHLNDRETPLVFILWGKHAQEKASFIDTSKHFIIQSPHPSPFSANRGFFGSRPFSRTNAFLRSKGIEEIDWQLPLVPEEEAD comes from the coding sequence ATGACGATCTTGCAAAATGATTGGGCTCCCGTATTGGCAGACGAGTTCGAGAAGCCCTACTACTTGAAATTGCGGCAAATGTTAAAGGAAGAGTATCAGACGCAGACTATCTATCCAGATATGTTTAACATTTTTACAGCGCTCCATCTGACCGGGTATGAGAATGCCAAGGTTGTTATTTTGGGACAAGACCCGTATCACGGACCAGGACAAGCACATGGCTTGAGCTTTTCCGTGAAGCCAGGGATCAAGCCACCGCCTTCCTTGCAAAACATTTACAAAGAACTGCAAAGCGATTTGAACTGCACGATCCCGCAGCACGGGTATTTGACTCACTGGGCGAAGCAAGGAGTAATGATGCTCAACACGGTACTGACGGTACGCAGCGGTACTCCCAACTCGCATAAAGGATTAGGCTGGGAAACGTTCACCGACCAGATTATTACCCACCTGAACGACCGGGAAACGCCGCTGGTGTTCATTCTCTGGGGCAAGCATGCTCAGGAAAAAGCTTCGTTCATTGATACGAGCAAGCATTTCATCATTCAATCGCCGCACCCTAGCCCGTTTTCCGCCAATCGCGGCTTTTTTGGCAGTCGTCCTTTCTCGCGGACAAACGCGTTTTTGCGTTCCAAAGGCATCGAGGAAATCGATTGGCAGCTGCCGCTCGTTCCAGAGGAAGAGGCTGACTAG
- a CDS encoding stalk domain-containing protein, whose product MKWDIKSFIGGIVVGSVLFSGIAIAAPAFPDVTEGTKTPFTYYFEGVPKSPSSDVQGIMYKNSVYVPIRFVAENLNKPVIYDAKSKSIFIGKLPVAKMYSKMEAVELVKKKFAGSLTPTHVVEYDHDDEKGHYVIQVYQTVVNNFQSGDSYTSTYGWFVVNPNTGEVKSLL is encoded by the coding sequence ATGAAATGGGACATCAAATCGTTTATTGGGGGCATCGTGGTAGGTTCGGTGTTGTTCTCCGGGATCGCGATCGCAGCACCAGCTTTTCCAGATGTAACCGAAGGAACGAAAACACCGTTCACTTACTACTTTGAAGGAGTACCGAAATCGCCTTCGAGCGACGTACAGGGGATTATGTACAAAAATTCTGTATACGTTCCCATCCGCTTTGTTGCGGAAAACTTGAACAAACCCGTGATTTATGACGCAAAGTCAAAATCTATTTTCATCGGCAAGCTTCCGGTAGCCAAAATGTATTCCAAGATGGAAGCGGTGGAGCTGGTCAAAAAGAAATTCGCCGGCAGCCTGACTCCTACACACGTAGTTGAATACGATCACGACGACGAAAAAGGCCATTATGTTATTCAAGTTTATCAAACCGTCGTGAATAACTTCCAGTCTGGAGATAGCTATACAAGCACCTATGGCTGGTTTGTGGTGAATCCAAATACAGGGGAAGTTAAATCGTTGCTATAA